A genomic region of Runella rosea contains the following coding sequences:
- a CDS encoding helix-turn-helix domain-containing protein — translation MDKIEKLASITQFNARRGQETLHPLVSVLDQSKSVKIQANKYLSEIYVIFLKDVKCEEMAYGRNQYDYQDETLIFIAPGQVFGFNLPDEILVQPSGWALVFHPDFIRGTSLGRTIKEYGFFSYDVNEALHISERERQIVLECFNKIKEELERGIDKHSKTLIVSNIELFLNYCVRFFDRQFITRENINKDILARFENLLNTYFESNQPQIAGLPSVAYCAEKLNLSANYFGDLVKKETGKSAVEYIQAKVIDLAQEKIFDTNKSISEIAYEIGYKYPQHFTRLFKQRVGISPLEYRLRK, via the coding sequence ATGGATAAAATCGAAAAACTAGCAAGCATCACGCAGTTTAATGCGCGTAGAGGACAAGAAACTTTGCACCCTTTAGTAAGTGTACTTGACCAATCAAAATCGGTGAAAATTCAGGCCAATAAATATCTTTCAGAGATCTATGTCATTTTTTTGAAAGATGTAAAATGCGAAGAAATGGCCTACGGACGCAATCAGTACGATTATCAAGATGAGACGTTGATTTTCATTGCTCCCGGGCAGGTTTTTGGGTTTAATTTACCTGACGAAATACTGGTACAACCCAGCGGTTGGGCGTTGGTATTTCATCCTGACTTTATTCGTGGCACATCCTTGGGTAGAACAATCAAGGAATACGGGTTTTTCTCCTACGATGTCAACGAAGCACTGCACATTTCGGAGCGTGAACGGCAGATTGTTTTGGAATGCTTCAACAAAATAAAAGAAGAGTTAGAACGCGGCATCGACAAGCACAGTAAAACACTGATAGTCAGCAATATTGAGTTATTCCTCAACTACTGCGTCCGTTTCTTTGACCGTCAGTTTATTACCCGAGAAAATATAAACAAAGATATTTTAGCACGATTTGAAAACCTGCTCAATACATATTTTGAATCTAATCAGCCCCAAATTGCAGGGTTGCCATCGGTAGCCTATTGTGCCGAAAAACTGAATTTATCAGCCAACTATTTTGGCGATTTGGTAAAGAAAGAAACGGGCAAATCTGCCGTAGAATACATACAAGCCAAAGTGATTGACCTAGCCCAAGAAAAGATTTTTGATACCAACAAATCCATCAGCGAAATTGCCTACGAAATAGGCTACAAATACCCCCAGCATTTTACGAGGCTTTTTAAGCAGCGCGTGGGAATATCGCCATTGGAATATCGATTACGCAAGTAA
- a CDS encoding multidrug effflux MFS transporter, producing MNIEATAVNQNKRSLLILILGLLSAIGPFSIDTYLSGFPSIAADLKVTVEDVSYSLSSFFIGISVGQLIYGPLLDRFGRKTPLTIGLVIYFFASIGCAVATSIEMLIALRFLQALGGCVGMVAPRAIVRDSFPIQESVKIFSTLILILGVSPIIAPTVGSYMISAWGWHSVFWLQGVIGLLLLLAVVFVLAESKKPDASVSLLPKHIIPSFVNIFTNPQFFTYAVAGSMVAGGVYAYLSGSPFVFMKIFKVTEQQYGWIFGLLAGGLILSSQLNNLLLRRYYSEQIIKTALLIQTTLGLILCTLSFFNWLNLYNSISLIFLFLCCQGFSFPNSSALSLAPFSKEAGRASALLGALQMGLASLAAALVSVLSNGTSLPMTGVMAGCALTGLTIFGVGRWIIRSKNKQALSS from the coding sequence ATGAACATAGAGGCAACGGCAGTTAATCAAAATAAACGTTCATTGTTAATTTTGATTTTGGGCTTACTTTCAGCCATTGGCCCGTTTTCGATTGATACCTATTTGTCGGGCTTTCCGAGTATAGCGGCCGATTTGAAGGTCACGGTAGAAGATGTCTCTTACTCATTATCCAGTTTTTTTATCGGTATCTCGGTAGGCCAATTAATCTACGGCCCCTTGCTCGACCGTTTTGGACGTAAAACGCCTTTAACCATCGGATTGGTCATTTACTTTTTTGCATCGATAGGTTGTGCCGTGGCTACTTCAATCGAAATGCTGATTGCATTACGCTTCTTACAAGCTTTGGGTGGTTGTGTGGGCATGGTGGCCCCTAGAGCCATCGTGAGAGATAGTTTTCCCATCCAGGAAAGTGTCAAAATATTTTCTACGCTAATCTTAATCCTTGGGGTATCACCCATCATTGCACCCACCGTTGGGAGTTATATGATTAGCGCGTGGGGTTGGCATTCGGTGTTTTGGTTGCAAGGTGTTATCGGATTATTGTTATTATTGGCGGTAGTGTTTGTTTTGGCCGAAAGTAAAAAACCTGACGCTTCTGTTTCGCTACTGCCAAAGCACATTATTCCAAGTTTTGTAAATATTTTCACCAACCCCCAGTTTTTTACGTATGCGGTTGCTGGGTCAATGGTAGCGGGTGGGGTGTACGCCTATTTGTCGGGGTCACCTTTTGTGTTTATGAAGATTTTTAAAGTAACCGAACAGCAATACGGTTGGATATTTGGCTTACTGGCAGGGGGACTGATTCTTAGTAGTCAACTCAATAATTTATTACTTCGCAGATACTACTCTGAGCAGATTATTAAGACCGCTTTGTTGATTCAAACCACATTGGGTCTCATCTTATGTACGCTGAGCTTTTTCAACTGGCTCAATTTATACAATTCCATCTCACTCATCTTTTTGTTTCTTTGTTGTCAAGGGTTTAGTTTTCCCAATTCCTCCGCGCTTTCTTTGGCCCCATTTTCAAAAGAAGCAGGTAGAGCATCCGCCCTGTTAGGTGCTTTGCAAATGGGGCTTGCCTCGCTGGCAGCGGCGCTGGTGAGCGTATTGAGCAACGGAACCAGCTTGCCCATGACTGGCGTGATGGCGGGCTGTGCCCTGACTGGTTTGACAATTTTTGGGGTTGGGCGTTGGATTATCAGAAGTAAAAATAAACAAGCGTTGAGTAGTTAA